The Primulina huaijiensis isolate GDHJ02 chromosome 18, ASM1229523v2, whole genome shotgun sequence DNA window AATCAGATACACACACCTCCATATATATTTTGCtttaaaattttgtgttttgataATCAAAACTCTCTTGGGCgtcgtatgatttaaataattaatagtgTGTTCAGATTTGATTTACATATGCATTTAAGACCGTTGGACACCAAACTATTCAGGGATTAACAGAGTTACGTTAGTTCTTCTGGTAAATCCCTACTAGAATCAACCATCTTCTTCAATCTACTAAATCAAGTTCAAATTGAATACTTCGTATTGATTGTACTAGAGATCAAcatgttttttaaaaagaaaaaatattaaaataaaattcaacaatttttaaattgaaatgacCGGAAGAAGATAAGAGAAATGTAGGAAAAAAAGTGTATAGATATCTTTTTATGTTAGAGGTGATatgttaatataaaaattaaaaatatagataaaaaatagatgaatatttttattgagatatgataattatagataaacaaaattaattactcTCGTGTATTAGTATTATAGTATAGTCtagataattttgtttttatcatttttaaatataacattttataataatctaacagaaatataattatttaaaaaataaagttttatataaagataaaacaaaattgaagtaatttttaaaatgttagaaATTCGATAAGAGATGTTAGTTATAAAATGAGCTACACATAATCTATTAAAAtagattattataatatttttattaaataaaagaaagggtATTGAGagatgtaatattttttctcaaacAAAAGAGTTAGTTACATGCATGTTTCTCAAGCGCCAAAATGATTTAATCCTCACCTAATGTTAAATTCGGATAATATAAATAGCGTAGAGTTAAAGGGTCTCAAACTTAGTTAGTACTTGGAGTATAATCCAAAGGAGCTGCTCTGCATAAATTACAATGCACCCAAAACACAAAAACTTGCACACACAATGAAGTTGGGAGGAGCATCTTTCAGTTTCTTTCTTTGCCTCGTTTGCCACTTCCTCTCCGCTGCAGGTATATATTACTCCACCATTTTTGGGACAAAATCAGAGGATATATACTGATTTCattaaacaaaaatttttttttaaacaaaagatACGTACACGTCGAGTTTAATCTTGCTGCAGGTACCTTACAAGCACAAGCTTCTACGTTCCATGTTAGAAACAAATGCTCATTTCCTATATGGCCAGCCACAGCCTCTAACAAAGGCCATCCTGTTATAACAGACGGAGGCTTCTACCTCCCATCGGGCAAAACTCATAGATTCCAGGTCCCCGGAGACTGGACGGGCCGAATCTGGGCTAGAACCGGCTGTGATTTCAATTCTTCCAACCAGAAGCCCGGTTGTGAGACTGGGGATTGTGATGGAAAACTTGAATGCAACGGTTCTATAGGCATCCCTCCTGTCACACTCGCCCAATTTGCATTGCAAGCGGACAAGAACAAACCAAATTTTTACGATGTTAGCCTGGTTGATGGATATAATCTACCCATTTCCGTGTCAACAAAACCAGCGGATACGAGATGTAACATCAGGGGTTGCAGTCAGAACCTAAAAGCAACGTGCCCCATGGAACTCCAAGTCCTCAACAGGCATGGGGAAGTTGTTGCATGCAAAAGTGCTTGTTTGGCATTCAATCTCGATACATTTTGTTGCAGGAATGAATATGGGAGCCCTGAAAAATGCAAGCCGAGTGTTTACTCTAAATTGTTTAAAGAGGCTTGTCCCTCTTATTTTAGCTATGCATTTGATATGCCTACTCCTATGGTTAATTGTGGGTCGGATGAGTATGTGATCACCTTCTGTCCTGAGAAATGGGGCCGTGAACACGTCAGGTTAGATAGATTAATAGTGTCGAGATCATCTCATGCAGTTCATTAATTAGTTACATGAATATACACGGAAGACCGACGTACAAATTTATAAACAATAACATAATTTGTCTACGTACGTCAGAGGCCGATGGAACATTCTTCATTgcgtatattattattaaatgtgcatgatatattatattctttttcattaattcaGCCAAGATTCGATTATTTTTCGGACTAAGATTGTGTAAACTTTTAATTGATATTGAAATATATTACATTTCAAAATctaaatgtatatataatatacactATACTAATTTCAAGGGAgaaaagaattttatattattaaaaatatttaatattcaaaataaagtttagaatttagaatttataaaataaattaaaattttatctttaatttcaaTATCGATAGCATTggtttggttaaaatttttattatggtCTAGAAACGGGATTCATCATGAAAAGAAGAATACTGAGTCGATCGTTTTGGTTGTTTCTTATGACCGATGGGCAGCTCCTACGTTATGCAAGTACACAAAGCCGAGTCTTGTGAGTTACTTTTTCAGCCATCATTGCCAGGTTTCTAGCTATACTTACTTTGAATAGTTTTTTAATGAAGCAAGTGGTATCAAATGTGTGCCTTTGGTTACTAATCGATTCTAAAGAcaataacatttgaaaactaAGCTCTTATCATCAAACAAGGCATAGAGTTATTCATTATTCGAATGCTTATCGAAAAATCTTCTGCAGTTGCCAGCAACACCTTGCTTTATAAAGCCAACATGAAGTAGTATGCTAATCCAATTGGAACAGCTATCAACAATCCGAATATCACCCTAGAACAAAAaaccaggaaaaaaaaaagttttaagcTATGTATTGTTTAAGACAATAGAAATGCTGAAAGTATTACCCTGTGCTCAGTATATCTGGATATTGGTTATACTCTTTGGCAAATACAAATGGGACTAAACCTTGAGGTAGAGCTGCCTTGACCATCGAACAATTCATTTACGTTAGTGTCACATTTCATGAAGAATAATCTTAAACTACGTGCTGACGGCAGGAAATGCTACTTCTTTACCTGCACTATTGCTACTTTGAACAATGTCCCTCTTAATCCGAGTATGGTTGATGGCACAGCCATTAGGCATGGCCCAGCTACAAACTTCAGGACCATCGCTAGTACTGCGTTTCGGGTTCCACAGGCTATTAAACTTGCTTGTGATGCCATGAAGAGGCCTAACAAGTCATAAATTGAAGTATTTGAGGGCAGCCGCTATAGTTTTATGGGCATTGCATATAAAATAAGTATAAACTGAACCTAAGCTGAACATAGCCATTCCTAGTCCTCCATTCGACAGTAGTGTTACCGAATTTTCAACTACTTTCGGTAGTTTTGCTCCCCACCTGCGTCCAACAAGACATGATGTGAGGCTTGAAATCTGTAATATGTATTGTTAAGAAAGTTGGTTTTTGGGTATATTCTTTTATTACCTGTAGTGTATGCTTGCCCATGTAATACCTGCCAAGGTGGCATGAGTATTGGGATTTCGAATAAGCTTCTTTCCTACTGTGGAAAGAATGATTCTTATTTTTATGTTCCTATGGTTTTTCGTTCTTCCATTTTCTTGGTCTTCACTTTCTGGTGTTGTTCCTTGTGATGCCTCGATTTCTCCTTCAATGATTTATTTCATGCTTTTCAAAATTGCAACAAATATAGACAATATGACAGAATTGTGAGGGTGGTTGTTACATAAAATTTGACAGAATTGCCAGGATTGTTAAATTCGCCTTGTAGCAAGGAGGAGGGCCCAAGATTCTCATTTCGAAAAGAGATTTTGTGTTCGAGTCCTACTTATATGAGATTATGTCtactttattattaattaattttaattaattgtaattaGTTATTTGACAGtagttttgaattatttgtaatGTATTGTACTCTTTGAACAATGATGAATGTAaccacttaaaaaaaaaaagtttaggtTGGAGACATTTGAAAGGATGATTCCAGTAAGTTGTTTATACCTTACTCCATGAGCACCTATATACCTAACAGTAGAAGACTCTAATTCTAGGATGATCTAGTtactgttggggaattacacccccgaagcgatgccaaccacgataataatagtacccaaaaaattacggaataaaataaccaacaagaacacaaagatttacgtggttcacccaatattggctacgtccacggagcactgcaacttttataacaggagaaatattacaacaagtgtatacaccaatacactcaatatttctcacactcccaacccgagtataccgagaaaataatttctctaactcacacaaagagaattcccgcactcaagaaaaaaatactctctttttttctatgcactctctttttatcaaggctaaaaagcttttgattttgggatacaataactgaaaaattgagctctatttataactaattccctccagcAACTTTCTTAACAAAACCGATGTGGGATTGAGAAAACatgttttaatattatatttgtgtgGGCCCCTCCACTtgcctaacaattctcccacttgaagacttgatttcaatcacgTCTTCACATCATCATTGCAGCCGCTCATATCTCCTCATTTATTcttgcagtccaactgaagttgaacacaacttcagtttgtcaatggttaccgtcttcgtgagcatatcggctggatttttacttccaggaatcttctccagcatcaagactccatcttccagcactgatctgatgaaatggtacctaacctgtatatgctttgtcctagcatgataaacaggattttttgctaaatgaatagcactctgactgtcacagtataatgtgctatcttcaagcttctgacccaattcctccagaaaggatttcaaccatatcatctccttgctagcttctgtaactgcaacatactcagcctcagtagtcgaaagcgcaacaatcttttgcagcttagacacccagcttacaactgtaccacctaatgtgaacacatatccagtagtacttttcctgccatccaggtcaccacccatatcggcatcgacaaaaccctgtaagccaaattttgatctcctgaagcataaagaacaactagcagtacctttcaaatacctgagaatccacttaactgcttcccagtgttgctttcctggattactcataaacctgctcacaactcccactgcatgtgctatgtctggtcttgtgcacaccattgcatacatgaggcttccgacagcagaagcataaggaaccttattcatataagcATGCTCTTGCTCCGTCGATAGTGATTGTActttggttagtttgaaatgactagccaaaggagtacttacagatttagcttcatccatattaaatctgctaaccacctttttcacgtactcttcttgagataacttcaagaatccattcacccggtctctaaagatcctcattccaaggatttgctttgcagcacccaaatccttcatggcaaattcctttgataaatctttcttgtgtttatcaatttcttccagacaagctccagctatcagcatatcatctacatatagcagtagtatgatatacgaaccgtcaaactttttcacataacagcagtgatcagcttgacaccttaggaatccattttcactcatgaatccatcaaacttcttgtaccactgtcttggagcttgtttgagaccgtgcaagctcttctgaagtttgcacatcATTTTCTCTTTCTCTCGTACTTCAAATCActgtgattgattcatttcttcatctagctTTCCATGAAGAAACCTCGTCTTTACATCAAACTGttccagatgtaaatcttctttcaccatcaatccaagtacagtcctgatagtagttaactttaccaccagagagaaaatatcagtgtaatcaatgacttccttttcaccttttacaccaagtatttctttgtaccgcttgTTACCGTCATGTTCTAACCGGTACTCNNNNNNNNNNNNNNNNNNNNNNNNNNNNNNNNNNNNNNNNNNNNNNNNNNNNNNNNNNNNNNNNNNNNNNNNNNNNNNNNNNNNNNNNNNNNNNNNNNNNNNNNNNNNNNNNNNNNNNNNNNNNNNNNNNNNNNNNNNNNNNNNNNNNNNNNNNNNNNNNNNNNNNNNNNNNNNNNNNNNNNNNNNNNNNNNNNNNNNNNNNNNNNNNNNNNNNNNNNNNNNNNNNNNNNNNNNNNNNNNNNNNNNNNNNNNNNNNNNNNNNNNNNNNNNNNNNNNNNNNNNNNNNNNNNNNNNNNNNNNNNNNNNNNNNNNNNNNNNNNNNNNNNNNNNNNNNNNNNNNNNNNNNNNNNNNNNNNNNNNNNNNNNNNNNNNNNNNNNNNNNNNNNNNNNNNNNNNNNNNNNNNNNNNNNNNNNNNNNNNNNNNNNNNNNNNNNNNNNNNNNNNNNNNNNNNNNNNNNNNNNNNNNNNNNNNNNNNNNNNNNNNNNNNNNNNNNNNNNNNNNNNNNNNNNNNNNNNNNNNNNNNNNNNNNNNNNNNNNNNNNNNNNNNNNNNNNNNNNNNNNNNNNTTGGATCTACCGCGCCATCGGTTGGAATTCCTTTCACCactcctgcctcttcctctgttatcaagatttagagcagatctcgatgatgttgcgtcacccgagtctttcctgcgaacttcttcagcaaggatttgatctctaacatcattgagttgtagttttccttttccaacagagttgataaccgctgcccgcatcggttcccaattgtctggtaaagacgccagaagaataagtgcccgaatctcatcatcaaatttgatgtccaccgatgttagctgggagacaatcgtgttgaattcatttatgtgttttgccacctaaacaccttctcccatcttcaagttgaataacttcttcatgagatgtccTTTGTTGTTTGCCgatggcttctcgtacatgtctgatagaatggtcatcatctcctctgtggttttggcctccgccacgttatgcgccacgttctttgttagggtcaatcgtatgacacctaaaacctgtcggtcaaggagctcccaatcatcatcctccatcttttccggtttttttcctgatagaggttgatgcagcttctcactgtacagataatctcttatctgtaaccgccagaacgaaaaatctgttccgtcgaacttgttgattcccggtcccgatccatcatctccggccatcacttctctagccttagcaaaaaatctaaaaaatcttttctgatgtggaagatcagacaaagctgcaaccacagagcatactcagaattcttaagaattttcacaacaaggctctgataccagttgttggggaattacacccccgaagcgatgccaaccacgatgataatagtacccaaaaaattgcggaataaaataaccaacaagaacacaaagatttacgtggttcacccaatattggctacgtccacggagcactgcaacttttataacaggagaaatattacaacaagtgtatacaccaatacactcaatatttctcacactcccaacccgagtataccgagaaaataatttctctaactcacacaaagagaattcccgcactcaagaaaaaaatactctctttttttctatgcactctctttttatcaaagctaaaaagcttttgattttgggatacaataactgaaggaattgagctctatttataactaattccctccagcAACTTTCTTAACAAAACCGATGTGGGATTGAGAAAACatgttttaatattatatttgtgtgGGCCCCTCCACTTGCTAACAGATACGCATATTCATCCAACACCAGATCTCTGTTATGCATCTTGATGGAGTTCGGCAACATGCAAAGATTGTTAAAATTGATCATGTTTGGgaaaaaattatgattatatTGTGCGATGAAATTGATTCCCATTTGGtattaaaaatgagattttgCGAACTGAAAGCTAATGAAattcaaaagctagctcaaggatATGATTGTCCCAAATCATATATACAACCCTCAATAACTTAATTAAAGTCAATGTGAATACCTAACATGTCTCGGTCACGCCCCGAATAATTAATCCACCCAAAAACTAACTCAAAAGGTAGAATTGTCCAAATTCATGTGGGACATTTAATACACCTATGGAATAACTCCACCCAAAAGTTAGCATAAAGGTCAGCATGGGCTATATAAGATCAAAATCTGGTCAAAACCATTTTATCGTGTCCAAAACATGAAACCTCGCAAGGAATTGAAAGACATGTAGTAGCTTGTTTATTAATGGAATTTAATTGCTGCAATAAACATTCGGTGCCTACCTGCTGCTTGAGGTGAAGAAACATAACGGGAATCCTTAGCGGCATCAATCTCAAAAAGAACTAACAGAAGATTATACCAAATTAAGCTTTGTAGCACAACTATCTGGGCCAGGAGTATTGCTGCTTTGTCCCCGTACATAGCTCTTAATAACGGGATTCCTAAAATCAAGGTGTTGGGCAATGTAGACAGGGAAAGACCAGTTATGACCCAACTGAGGCTTCCCTCGGATCTTATTTTGGCAATCACCGTGAGTATGATAAAAGTAAGAAGTTTTTGAAGGAAATCAGCTGAAACAAGCTTCATGTTCATCTTGAAAGGATTGTTTGATGAGATCACCTGAAAGGATAAAAGTGGAATCGAAAAGTTTGCTACGAACTTGTTGATACCGGCACAGTGATCTGGTGTGAAAAGCTTCCACCATTTGATAGATAGATAGGCTGCAATCAGGACTACATATAATGGTATTATTGCAGAAATTACATTGAAGACATCGGCTAGGCTGATCATGGTTGGGATTAGTGGAGAGTGATATGTAATTGTTTCAATATATGCTTATCTTGGATATATATGGAAGGAAAAGGTGCATGGTAGATGACCTCTTCTCAAAGAATGTTGTTTAGTTATATATTTCATATCTTCCTTTAAACGAGTTCCTTGGCAGAGAAGAGCCGTATAATATTGTTTTCTTCTAGTCTTTAATTATGGTCCTCCTTTTTGAAATTTGTATTGCAAGAATTCATCGATCTGGTCATGTTCTTTTTCGTTTGAGTTTCCAAGTTCCATCTTTTGAAACTATTTGGCGAAGAATAAAGAATTGAATTGCAAGAGAAGTCACTGAGAATTTGAGCAAATAACTAATTAAAGTGATCAAGAAAGAATTTTGCCTATGTATGTGATCATCAGCTAAATTGCTTTTTAGCTTCGAAAACGAATTCTAAAACGATACGTTACTTATATTGTGTCCTTCCACTTTCCTGGTGTGGAAGGATTAATGAAACTAGATTTCCAGCTACAACTCGACCGCAGCTTACtttcttttttcaaatttagtATCTAAACAATATTTCTCtggttaaatataattaaatagctaGCCTTTTCTAATATAATAATTGGGTTTTCGTAGAGGTTTAATTATGACCCATAACCAGAAAGCAAATTATTCATctggtttattttaaattactgtGTAATTTACTAGTATAGTCCAACTATAAATTTGTTAGATTAAGACTTGAAGAAAGGAATAATATAACGTTAATAAATTCACAGACCATTAGGAGCTAGCACGAAGAAAGGTTAATGGTCTGTGAATTTATTAACGTTATATTATTCCTTTCTTCAAGTCTTAATCTATATATAGCAAATTAACAAGAATGCAGTAATTTCTTCGTGCTCCTTtatatatatcttttatttaattatgcttaattaATAAGGTCGATCGATAGCTAGCGTGCTTGGCATATATGTGCATGAGAAGTAAACGAAATTTgctaattgatatatattactCATGCGTTATATTAATTGACTGTTGAATTTGGGTAAGTTAAATGCTTCTACAACTGGATCTAATTAATAACATGATAAAAGCCTTAGAATGTTTGATCAGTTCANCTCATTTGAGAAAATACCGTTGAGCATATTTTGAACTCAATGTATAACAACATGTATGAATATGAAATGTTGTTCCTTtgtcataacaaaattttatggcAAGAGAAAACGCACGTGATTTagaaatatgtgattttatgtGTGAATTTCCATTTATATCtttattaattacttgtttttaatATTATCTATCTTATTAATTGGTTACTTTTAATGTCTAtacacattataatatgttatttttaatccaatgatttagattttatttatttatcttttcttatttcaatataattaattaaaatttaaaaatagttcattgttgaattatgaattttctttggtgttttattgattttttttcatgtcctcattattttttttagttactTTGGCTATAAtttattagttttaatattttttgcaaaattttatatttaaaaacttctctaataaaatatggttaaaaactttattgtgatataccatttttataaaaaaaagtttctaatttttaaatctctttacTTATGGCCGTTGGCTagaatttatatgtttaaaaaaaaaatttgaatcaacattttttgtgttttatatttataaattatttgaaaaaaacacGGTAAAAACTTCtctaataaaatatggttaaaaactttattgtaatataccatttttataaaaaaaagtttctaatttttaaatctctttacTTATGACCGTTGGCTagaatttatatgtttaaataaaaaaaatttgaatcaacattttttgtgttttatatttataaattatttgaaaaaaacacggtaaaagatcgttgtgattaggttcgtcaatttgggttgggtcCATTGATTTGGCCCACATCACCAAATAATTTAAGtgtgttgggttgaaattttgtcaattCATTTAAAGGTGGgcctaaatgagctcgcacgagtttatattaaatatatatgtatatatataatattgtcgATTTTCAATCCTGAATTCCTCCTGTAAAAGGGAGAATATcgtctttattttaaaattgtgatgTTAGTATCTTGTCCATAAATTATGGGTTGTTGGGATATTTTAGTAGTCACTGAAAATcgagtgtcaaagttgacatttgaaatgtattttttgaTTCCTAACAATATGTTcgttaacatattatttttaatttatttttatcagtatcgTGAATGATAAACATGTTtattacaataaataaatattatcatgtctttaaattaatattcactttcatgtttaACATGTTTTGAGTCTTAACAAAATGTGGAACAATATTAGATTCAAGCAAACGAATAAACAAAATATGGGGCGAGACCAAAATTATGTAGTAGcaagaattaaaataaaaactaataaattttagtaaatttatcaACGTTAAGAtgcataacaaatcttatatcataatatataaaatttcaaccttataaatgaaataaatcagatatatatgaaatatacaaaatttcattaaaaatacaaTCCAGTAATTTATTGTATTATGTTTTATTCTCCAAGAATTCTTAtcaaactcagtgattgtggatttagCATCTATTAAATCAACAAACTAAAGAGCGtgtcaatcaaattattaaataacaacatatttttgaattttctgattagttttttatcttgataatttgtttcatttagtattttaaatcataagacACTATTAATATAACTAAAAgcacgaattttttttttaaaaaaaatgttcacaaggactcaatcactaacttatacggaaaaaaattatgaacatactatatttaaaaaattctaattaattcagcacatatgctgaaaattttataattaatatagaaaaattcatttacaataatcatatttaatttttttgaattaacACCATTTGTTTCATAAGATATTCATCACAATTGTTTAATAATATGTTagtctttaaatctgaattatgatgtatattttttttcctaaaagttcttaaataatgatttaatatatttatttgacacttcaatattaatattttaaaatatattaattttatatgtatattgtatgcgtgcaacacttctaatcctaacgataaaaattcaataaaaatctaaaaatgaattaggtatgacataaaaaattattcaattaaactgacaaaaactaaataattttcTATTACCTATAAATTACTAATATCAACTTCTAAAAATTGAAGTTGGTGAGAGTGGAGGCCActatttactaaaaaaaatcaaaagttaaTGTTTGAATGAGTCACACTAGTTGACAAAGtgagttaataaaaatattataattggcTAAGCTCAATgaaactaatatatatataagtatctcacttgaTATAAGTAGTTAACTCATCTTATGTTTTGTCACTTCACAAAATGAAAGTTTATGTATTGTGttgttctacattttcttaatttttctcttgatttcaaatttaattctatcatctattgatttttaaatatatcttagaattttttctaagtacctaatcttaaatgtgatcattaatccaaaaattattatattttgcatacaacaataaatagattaatacatttgAAGATGGAAAAAGTAATGTATtgacaacaataaaaaaatgttagaaCTAACACTTGATTATctaatttcaatattaaatttaacatcttacatttgaaaatatgtttattgagataaagactatgatgataaactaaaaataataatttatttatcattgtaacataataataatgtgatcgttgTTCAGAATCAAAAACTGGTGTACTTCGACCttttcattaaattatataaactaTTCTCTTAATATTTTTAGTTGTATAAACATGTTGAAtccattaaaattaaatagtagaatTTAATGATGAGTAGAaatgtattaattcaactttcaatttgggTTTCCGGATTTTTTCAACatgatatgtatttttttttaatgatttttcttttattttaaaatataaattatcaaatacatgaaaattattttttctatacTACTTATGTGGAATATCAAGTATATACActactcaaatgtcttataaattcatatgataaattaaaaatttatttgcataaacttatttgttgggtacaataattgaaCATGTTGGGAAGAGCAATTGAAATGTTGCGCTTGAGCTGCTGtatggtttaaaattttgacttgcATCGTTACCATCAGCTATCGTCGTTTTTGTAAAGTAGCAAACGATCAGTCCTACATTATTCGATTGTCAAACTAGAAGAAACAAATTACATTAACTTTCAGTTTTGTGTTGGTCCCTTACATGTTAtccgatttttaaatttagaaacatTCTTCAGTTTTCAGATATAGTtgtatattgaattataattaatttttttcaaattgaagaaatacacaataaaactcatgtaagtataattaataaaaatatttaaatgaaatattggatttgtcgatcatcaaaatgagaaataaacaaagtttgatccttgagtgagaaataagatatttaaataaagtcatAATCGCCACAATAAATTAGTGcacctacatgcatttatcactgtAATTTGCAACTAAATGGTCAAAAATAAtttc harbors:
- the LOC140964565 gene encoding thaumatin-like protein, with product MKLGGASFSFFLCLVCHFLSAAGTLQAQASTFHVRNKCSFPIWPATASNKGHPVITDGGFYLPSGKTHRFQVPGDWTGRIWARTGCDFNSSNQKPGCETGDCDGKLECNGSIGIPPVTLAQFALQADKNKPNFYDVSLVDGYNLPISVSTKPADTRCNIRGCSQNLKATCPMELQVLNRHGEVVACKSACLAFNLDTFCCRNEYGSPEKCKPSVYSKLFKEACPSYFSYAFDMPTPMVNCGSDEYVITFCPEKWGREHVRLDRLIVSRSSHAVH
- the LOC140964183 gene encoding auxin efflux carrier component 8-like, producing MISLADVFNVISAIIPLYVVLIAAYLSIKWWKLFTPDHCAGINKFVANFSIPLLSFQVISSNNPFKMNMKLVSADFLQKLLTFIILTVIAKIRSEGSLSWVITGLSLSTLPNTLILGIPLLRAMYGDKAAILLAQIVVLQSLIWYNLLLVLFEIDAAKDSRYVSSPQAAGEIEASQGTTPESEDQENGRTKNHRNIKIRIILSTVGKKLIRNPNTHATLAGITWASIHYRWGAKLPKVVENSVTLLSNGGLGMAMFSLGLFMASQASLIACGTRNAVLAMVLKFVAGPCLMAVPSTILGLRGTLFKVAIVQAALPQGLVPFVFAKEYNQYPDILSTGVIFGLLIAVPIGLAYYFMLAL